From Methanomassiliicoccales archaeon LGM-RCC1, one genomic window encodes:
- a CDS encoding DNA-directed RNA polymerase subunit N: MIIPVRCFTCGKVVGSAYPEYDKRVKAGENPKDVLDDLGFERYCCRRMIVSHADLIGEIAPLG, translated from the coding sequence ATGATAATACCCGTGAGATGTTTCACATGCGGAAAGGTCGTGGGCTCAGCCTACCCCGAGTACGATAAGCGCGTGAAGGCAGGCGAGAACCCCAAGGACGTCCTGGACGACCTCGGATTCGAGAGATACTGCTGTCGCAGGATGATCGTCTCCCATGCTGATCTGATCGGCGAGATCGCGCCTCTAGGATAA
- a CDS encoding 30S ribosomal protein S9 produces MVECVNTSGKRKTAIARAVVKAGTGKVTINKVPIDVFTPELARLKIEEPLGLVPEKAEKVDIAVTVNGGGVMGQAAAARTAIARGLVQFYKDDELESVFREYDRTLIINDDRRKLPKNPQGPGARAKKQKSYR; encoded by the coding sequence ATGGTTGAGTGCGTAAACACAAGTGGAAAGAGGAAGACCGCTATCGCAAGGGCAGTTGTTAAGGCTGGTACCGGAAAGGTCACCATCAACAAGGTCCCTATCGACGTCTTCACCCCCGAGCTCGCAAGGCTGAAGATCGAGGAGCCCCTCGGTCTCGTTCCTGAGAAGGCAGAGAAGGTCGACATCGCCGTCACCGTGAACGGTGGAGGAGTCATGGGCCAGGCGGCCGCAGCAAGGACCGCCATCGCCAGGGGACTCGTCCAGTTCTACAAGGACGACGAGCTCGAGTCCGTCTTCAGGGAGTACGACAGGACCCTTATCATCAACGATGACAGAAGGAAACTGCCGAAGAACCCGCAGGGACCCGGAGCACGTGCAAAGAAGCAGAAGTCCTACCGTTGA
- the rplM gene encoding 50S ribosomal protein L13: protein MVTVIDGRNLIHGRLAAIVAKRIMNGEEIVVVNAEAIVITGKKENTFADFKAKVDRGDTTKRKGPFYPRRADLLFKRCVRGMIPWTSTSGREAYRRLHVFVGTPKQFQESEMEKPEGAVKKIGGYYTTLGAVSKYLGSKVR from the coding sequence ATGGTTACAGTTATCGACGGAAGGAACCTCATTCACGGAAGGCTCGCAGCCATTGTCGCGAAGAGGATCATGAACGGCGAGGAGATCGTCGTCGTCAACGCAGAGGCCATTGTCATCACCGGTAAGAAGGAGAACACCTTCGCCGACTTCAAGGCAAAGGTCGACCGCGGAGACACAACCAAGAGGAAAGGACCATTCTACCCCCGCAGGGCGGATCTCCTGTTCAAGAGGTGTGTCAGAGGAATGATCCCCTGGACCAGCACCAGCGGAAGAGAAGCCTACAGGAGACTCCACGTCTTCGTCGGAACCCCTAAGCAGTTCCAGGAGTCGGAGATGGAGAAGCCTGAGGGAGCAGTGAAGAAGATCGGCGGTTACTACACGACCCTGGGAGCCGTATCCAAATACCTGGGTTCAAAAGTGAGGTGA
- a CDS encoding 50S ribosomal protein L18e, producing MTTAKTNPQLVATIDNLKAITRDNNAAIWRDIALRLEKPKRNWAEANLSKIERYAADGETILVPGKVLAAGSISKKVTVAAYSFSDAAAKAIVAAGGKTLSLEELAKENPKGTGVRIMR from the coding sequence ATGACAACAGCAAAGACAAACCCCCAGTTGGTTGCCACGATCGATAATCTGAAGGCAATCACCAGGGACAACAACGCTGCTATCTGGCGAGACATCGCGCTTAGGCTCGAGAAACCCAAGAGGAACTGGGCCGAAGCGAATCTCAGCAAAATCGAGAGGTATGCCGCAGACGGAGAGACAATCCTCGTCCCCGGTAAAGTTCTCGCAGCAGGTAGCATCAGCAAGAAGGTAACAGTAGCCGCATACAGCTTCTCCGATGCTGCCGCGAAAGCAATCGTAGCCGCAGGCGGAAAGACGCTGTCCCTCGAGGAGCTCGCAAAGGAGAACCCCAAGGGAACCGGTGTCAGGATCATGAGGTGA
- a CDS encoding cobyrinate a,c-diamide synthase, with amino-acid sequence MTLPRFLIAAPASGSGKTLITCGILQALVNRGLKVASFKCGPDYIDPMFHSRVIGTRSKNLDAYFVGTDTLRYLFSRTASENDISVIEGVMGFYDGISALSMDASSHDVSRKLDTPVILLLNSKGASISNLATLRGFLEFTDNNIKGVIFNQMSEKIFNMIKPEVEKLGLKAIGYVPKVSHLVLESRHLGLVLPNEIDELKEKLNQLAEVLEGSLDIDLLIELASSAPDLEYKIPEVKSLPSPVRIGLAQDDVFCFTYEDNIEIMRRMGAEIVEFSPLNDEHLPDVDAIVLSGGYPELHATKLCSNKSMMKEIRDKVAEGMPCLAECGGFMYLHDRIEDSEGVMHDSCGVIKGEVRNTKKLSRFGYITVSSEASDSILKDGPVKGHEFHYWDSDNCGGFWKAVKTNGTEYTCMHEEGNLVAGYPHLYFYSNPDVPYNFLQKVLAYKSSR; translated from the coding sequence ATGACCCTCCCCAGGTTCCTGATCGCGGCCCCTGCAAGCGGCAGCGGGAAAACACTGATCACATGCGGGATACTGCAGGCCCTGGTCAACAGGGGCCTGAAGGTCGCATCGTTCAAGTGCGGACCCGACTACATCGACCCGATGTTCCACAGCAGGGTCATAGGGACCAGATCCAAGAACCTGGACGCATACTTCGTAGGCACGGACACGCTCAGATACCTCTTCTCCAGGACCGCATCGGAGAACGACATATCGGTCATCGAGGGAGTCATGGGATTCTACGATGGGATTAGCGCGCTGAGCATGGACGCCAGCTCTCACGACGTTTCGAGGAAGCTGGACACTCCCGTCATCCTTTTGCTGAACAGCAAGGGCGCCAGCATATCAAATCTAGCAACTCTGAGAGGATTCCTGGAGTTCACCGACAACAACATCAAGGGAGTCATCTTCAACCAGATGTCCGAGAAGATCTTCAACATGATCAAGCCCGAGGTAGAGAAGCTGGGCCTGAAGGCCATCGGGTATGTACCCAAGGTCAGCCATCTCGTGCTGGAGAGCAGGCATCTAGGTCTGGTCCTACCGAACGAGATAGACGAGCTGAAGGAGAAGCTCAACCAGCTGGCAGAGGTCCTGGAAGGATCTTTGGATATCGACCTCCTGATCGAACTTGCATCCTCAGCTCCTGACTTGGAATACAAGATCCCTGAGGTCAAATCTTTGCCTTCACCCGTAAGGATCGGACTCGCTCAGGACGATGTCTTCTGCTTCACCTACGAGGACAACATCGAGATCATGAGGAGGATGGGTGCCGAGATCGTGGAGTTCTCCCCGCTGAACGATGAGCACCTTCCCGATGTGGACGCAATCGTCCTCTCCGGAGGGTATCCCGAGCTCCACGCAACGAAGCTCTGCTCAAACAAGTCCATGATGAAGGAGATCCGCGATAAGGTCGCAGAGGGCATGCCCTGCCTGGCCGAATGCGGAGGCTTCATGTATCTCCATGACAGGATCGAGGACAGCGAAGGGGTCATGCACGACTCCTGCGGTGTCATCAAGGGTGAGGTGAGGAACACCAAGAAACTCTCCAGATTCGGATACATCACGGTGTCTTCCGAGGCATCGGATTCCATACTGAAGGACGGTCCCGTGAAGGGTCACGAGTTCCATTACTGGGACAGCGACAACTGCGGAGGATTCTGGAAGGCCGTCAAGACCAACGGCACCGAGTACACATGCATGCACGAGGAAGGCAATCTCGTCGCCGGTTATCCCCATCTGTACTTCTATTCGAACCCCGATGTACCCTACAACTTCCTGCAGAAGGTCCTTGCCTACAAGAGCTCCCGCTGA
- the cobK gene encoding precorrin-6A reductase encodes MSGIFIFSGTSEGRTLSKRLADAGADVHVRVATEYGAEVMGYDERIDVKVGSCGGAEGIANVIRENGYDTVIDATHPYALNITEHIKQACDATGAYYIRLKRSDSDTDSDRIVKVSTVQEAIDYLKDKEGNILASTGSKDIALYTQIPDYKERVTARVLSTMESVQKCAEYGFSGKNLICAQGPFSEETNYATLKQIDAKYLVTKDSGTAGGYEDKVRAAMRAGATVVLIERPKEEGSTYEEVLDILGKRLGLKMDKEIPSTKRIVNVIGIGMGEYGLTMTAKQRIDESDFVIGAKRMVETVAMGKEILEEYRSDEIIKYLRENPRYTNVSVLMSGDIGFYSGAKKLLEKLDRDEFEVRTEPGISSVVYLCSKIGTSWQDVYMTSAHGRPANLIGLSRTHAKVFTLLSEEDTVHAMAKEFIDYGMDVTITVGQDFGYDTEKVFSGKPEDVLKESFGKLCVALICNPSPVTSNPISIPDEEFIRGDAPMTKSEVRALSVAKLKLSDDSIIYDVGAGTGSVSIEMALVAVNGMVYAVEKEDPAADLIEENKIKFKAPNVQVIRGLAPEAMADLPAPTHAFIGGSSGNLKDIIKCLLDKNPDIRIVINSVTIETLEETTQVIREFGLVEEEITCINVSKARKLGKYHLMTAQNPVYIAVVGGR; translated from the coding sequence ATGAGCGGAATATTCATCTTCTCGGGCACATCAGAGGGCAGGACCCTGTCCAAGCGCCTGGCGGATGCCGGTGCCGATGTGCATGTCAGGGTCGCCACCGAGTACGGCGCAGAGGTCATGGGCTATGACGAGAGGATAGACGTGAAGGTAGGCAGCTGCGGAGGAGCGGAAGGCATCGCCAACGTCATCCGCGAGAACGGCTATGACACCGTCATCGACGCCACCCATCCCTACGCCCTCAACATCACCGAGCACATCAAGCAGGCCTGCGATGCAACCGGTGCTTACTACATCAGGCTCAAGAGGTCGGATTCGGACACCGATTCCGACAGGATTGTGAAGGTATCGACGGTCCAGGAGGCCATCGACTACCTGAAGGACAAGGAGGGCAACATACTGGCCTCTACAGGATCGAAGGACATAGCCCTCTACACGCAGATCCCCGACTACAAGGAGAGGGTCACCGCGAGGGTGCTATCCACAATGGAATCGGTCCAGAAATGCGCCGAGTACGGCTTCTCCGGCAAGAACCTCATCTGTGCGCAGGGCCCGTTCTCGGAAGAAACAAACTACGCCACGCTGAAGCAGATCGACGCCAAGTACCTGGTCACCAAGGATTCCGGCACTGCGGGAGGATACGAGGATAAGGTCCGTGCCGCCATGAGGGCAGGGGCGACGGTCGTGCTCATCGAGAGGCCGAAGGAAGAAGGTTCAACATACGAGGAGGTCCTGGACATCCTCGGAAAGAGGTTGGGATTGAAGATGGATAAGGAAATTCCCTCTACCAAGAGGATTGTCAACGTCATAGGCATCGGAATGGGCGAGTACGGACTCACCATGACCGCCAAGCAGAGAATCGACGAATCCGATTTCGTGATTGGCGCCAAGAGGATGGTGGAGACCGTAGCCATGGGCAAGGAGATACTCGAGGAATACAGGTCCGACGAGATCATAAAGTACCTAAGAGAGAATCCAAGATACACCAACGTGTCCGTCCTCATGTCCGGGGACATAGGATTCTACAGCGGAGCGAAGAAGCTCCTGGAGAAGCTGGACCGCGATGAGTTCGAGGTCCGTACCGAACCGGGAATATCCTCCGTCGTCTATCTCTGCTCCAAGATCGGCACATCCTGGCAGGACGTGTACATGACCAGCGCTCACGGCAGACCCGCCAACCTCATAGGGCTCAGCAGGACGCACGCCAAGGTATTCACTTTGCTGTCCGAAGAGGATACTGTTCACGCCATGGCAAAGGAGTTCATCGACTACGGGATGGATGTTACCATCACCGTCGGCCAGGACTTCGGATACGACACCGAGAAGGTCTTCTCCGGAAAGCCGGAGGATGTCCTGAAGGAGAGCTTCGGGAAGCTCTGCGTCGCATTGATCTGCAACCCCTCGCCTGTCACCTCGAACCCGATAAGCATCCCCGACGAGGAGTTCATCAGAGGGGACGCTCCGATGACGAAGAGCGAGGTCAGGGCGCTGTCCGTGGCGAAGCTCAAACTGTCAGACGATTCCATCATCTACGACGTCGGAGCGGGTACCGGTTCCGTGTCCATCGAGATGGCCCTGGTGGCCGTCAACGGTATGGTGTACGCGGTGGAGAAGGAGGATCCCGCGGCAGACCTCATCGAGGAGAACAAGATCAAGTTCAAGGCGCCGAATGTTCAGGTCATCAGGGGACTGGCCCCCGAGGCTATGGCCGATCTGCCTGCACCGACACACGCTTTCATCGGAGGATCTTCAGGCAATCTGAAGGATATCATCAAGTGCCTCCTGGACAAGAATCCCGACATCAGGATCGTGATCAACTCGGTCACCATCGAGACACTGGAGGAGACCACGCAGGTCATCAGGGAGTTCGGTCTGGTCGAGGAGGAGATCACATGCATCAACGTCTCCAAGGCCAGGAAGCTCGGCAAGTATCATCTGATGACGGCCCAGAACCCCGTCTACATAGCGGTGGTGGGGGGCAGATGA
- a CDS encoding cobalamin biosynthesis protein, with protein sequence MRINAIAFSTNGCRTAIRLKEAFPEEDIRIFAKTQCDTLGVERIEEKTSVWTGESFKECDAIVFIGAIGIAVRYIAPYIRSKAVDPAVIGMDEHAHWTVALLAGHIGGANALTARIAERLGSEPIITTATDLNGKFSVDTFATVNNLRIMGLKTAQDVSVRVLDGGFVGFTTEIPVQGDLPAGLTLADSGEFGVSISTDIEKKPFGTTMRLVPMDIILGVGCKRDTDPAKLREFISSVLKEDRIPDQRIGAVCSIDLKKDEAAILELAKNYRVPAKFFTSEELLELEGEFSKSDFVKSVTAVDCVCERSSIRPFGGEIIRRKTAKDGMTLAICRRPMELRFL encoded by the coding sequence ATGAGGATCAATGCAATAGCTTTCTCTACGAACGGTTGCAGGACGGCCATCAGACTCAAGGAGGCCTTCCCAGAGGAGGACATCAGGATCTTCGCCAAGACGCAGTGCGACACCCTGGGTGTGGAGCGCATAGAGGAGAAGACCAGCGTATGGACCGGGGAGTCGTTCAAGGAGTGCGATGCGATCGTTTTCATCGGTGCGATAGGCATCGCCGTCAGGTACATCGCACCCTACATCAGATCCAAGGCCGTCGATCCCGCCGTCATCGGCATGGATGAGCACGCCCATTGGACCGTAGCTCTTCTGGCAGGGCACATCGGCGGTGCTAACGCACTGACAGCAAGGATCGCCGAGCGTCTGGGATCGGAACCGATAATCACTACAGCCACCGACCTCAACGGCAAGTTCTCCGTGGACACCTTCGCAACCGTCAACAACCTCAGGATAATGGGGCTGAAGACCGCCCAGGACGTCTCCGTCAGGGTACTGGACGGAGGCTTCGTGGGCTTCACTACAGAGATCCCCGTGCAGGGAGATCTGCCAGCAGGCCTTACATTAGCAGATTCGGGAGAATTCGGTGTGAGCATCTCCACGGATATCGAGAAGAAACCTTTCGGGACGACCATGAGGCTCGTTCCCATGGACATCATTCTGGGGGTCGGCTGCAAACGCGACACGGACCCTGCAAAGCTGAGAGAGTTCATTTCCTCCGTCCTGAAAGAGGACAGGATTCCAGATCAGAGGATCGGTGCTGTATGCAGCATAGATCTTAAGAAGGACGAGGCCGCGATCCTGGAATTGGCAAAGAATTACCGCGTGCCTGCCAAGTTCTTCACGTCAGAGGAACTGCTGGAGCTCGAGGGAGAATTCTCCAAATCGGATTTCGTGAAATCCGTCACCGCAGTCGACTGCGTGTGCGAGAGGTCATCAATCAGGCCGTTCGGAGGGGAGATCATCAGACGCAAGACAGCCAAGGACGGCATGACGCTGGCCATATGCCGCAGGCCCATGGAGCTGAGGTTCCTATGA
- the cbiD gene encoding cobalt-precorrin-5B (C(1))-methyltransferase CbiD, translated as MNDDSYVFVNNKKLKRGHTTGTCAAAATKAATEALLTGKPVESVRIHTPKGITLDLPVEDMHIEDGYVTCAVRKDGGDDIDATHGTLVYSKVSKAESGINIDGGFGVGRVTRKGLDQPVGNAAINRVPRSMIKEAVEDVRFSSDYKGGFDIVISVPEGEEIAKKTFNPRLGITGGISILGTSGIVEPMSETALVNTIKTEMNMRSQGNKVLLVVPGNYGKEFSQGLPGIDPESAVKCSNFVGEMLDYACEIERDIVLVSNLGKIVKVAGGIFNTHSRNADARMEILAANAAVAGASLDAVKRIMNCISTDDALDIINEENLIPEVSKLLIDKIEFYMNHRTGGAIRTSAVMFSSVYGLLGKTSLADQMLDEIREEDL; from the coding sequence ATGAACGACGACTCCTACGTTTTTGTAAACAACAAGAAGCTCAAACGCGGGCATACCACTGGCACATGCGCAGCCGCAGCTACGAAGGCGGCCACGGAGGCCCTGCTCACGGGGAAACCGGTGGAGTCGGTCAGGATTCACACACCTAAAGGGATCACTCTGGACCTTCCAGTGGAGGATATGCATATCGAGGACGGATACGTCACGTGCGCCGTCAGGAAGGACGGAGGGGACGACATCGATGCCACTCACGGCACCCTCGTGTACTCCAAGGTATCCAAGGCAGAATCAGGTATCAACATCGACGGAGGCTTCGGAGTAGGCAGGGTCACCAGGAAGGGACTCGATCAGCCTGTCGGTAACGCCGCGATCAACCGTGTCCCCCGCTCCATGATCAAGGAGGCGGTGGAGGACGTCAGGTTCTCATCCGATTACAAGGGCGGGTTCGATATCGTCATCTCCGTTCCTGAAGGAGAGGAGATCGCCAAGAAGACATTCAACCCCCGTCTGGGGATCACTGGAGGGATATCAATCCTGGGCACCAGCGGTATCGTCGAGCCTATGAGCGAGACCGCTCTGGTCAATACGATCAAGACGGAGATGAACATGCGCTCCCAGGGCAACAAGGTCCTGCTGGTCGTTCCTGGTAACTACGGAAAGGAGTTCTCCCAAGGGCTTCCGGGGATCGATCCGGAATCCGCCGTAAAGTGCAGCAACTTCGTCGGCGAGATGCTCGATTACGCTTGCGAGATCGAGCGCGATATCGTCCTGGTCTCGAATCTTGGGAAGATCGTCAAGGTCGCTGGAGGCATATTCAACACCCATTCCCGCAATGCGGATGCCAGGATGGAGATCCTGGCCGCGAACGCAGCGGTGGCAGGCGCCAGCCTGGACGCCGTCAAGAGGATAATGAACTGCATCTCCACAGATGATGCGCTGGACATCATCAACGAGGAGAACCTCATACCGGAGGTATCGAAGCTCCTCATAGACAAGATAGAGTTCTACATGAATCACCGCACCGGAGGCGCGATAAGGACATCCGCCGTGATGTTCTCTTCGGTCTACGGGCTTCTGGGCAAGACCAGTCTGGCCGACCAGATGCTTGACGAGATAAGGGAGGAGGACCTATGA
- a CDS encoding precorrin-2 C(20)-methyltransferase has translation MTGKLYGVSVGPGQPGLLTLKAKEIIEKCDIVAYPVKTAGEGSVALNIIKPTVDISKKEVREYVFSMNPDYAVREQGWKKAYDDICSALEEGKSIAMITLGDLSIFSTYMRIDKMIKSRGYSTEPRSQASL, from the coding sequence GTGACTGGAAAACTATACGGAGTCAGCGTAGGACCAGGACAGCCTGGACTGCTGACATTGAAGGCTAAGGAGATTATCGAGAAATGCGACATCGTCGCATACCCCGTCAAGACAGCTGGAGAGGGGAGCGTAGCCCTTAACATTATCAAGCCCACTGTGGACATCTCGAAGAAAGAGGTCAGGGAGTACGTGTTCTCCATGAATCCCGACTACGCTGTCCGCGAGCAGGGCTGGAAGAAGGCCTACGACGACATATGCTCCGCTCTGGAAGAGGGCAAGAGCATCGCGATGATCACCCTCGGCGACCTTAGCATTTTCAGCACGTACATGCGCATAGACAAGATGATCAAGTCCAGGGGATACTCCACGGAGCCTCGCTCGCAGGCATCCCTTTGA
- the cobM gene encoding precorrin-4 C(11)-methyltransferase — protein MITFIGAGPGDPELITIKGKKKIDEADVIIYAGSLVNPAVLDGHKPGAKIYDSAFMHLDEVIEVMKKAEDEGKKCVRVHTGDPAIYGAHREQMDRLDELNIDYEVIPGVSSAFGTAAVLKKEYTLPGENQSQTVIFTRMEGRTPMPPGEKLVDLARHRATMVIFLSVGFLDQLSAQCIEGGYPPETPVAVVYKATWPDQKIVIGTLADIEQKVKAAGITKTALTVVGNFLEGDYKLSKLYDKHFSTEFRKAVDE, from the coding sequence ATGATAACATTCATCGGAGCGGGTCCCGGAGACCCTGAGTTGATTACGATCAAGGGAAAGAAGAAGATCGATGAGGCCGACGTCATCATCTACGCCGGTTCACTGGTCAACCCCGCCGTCCTCGACGGCCACAAGCCCGGTGCTAAGATCTACGACAGCGCATTCATGCACCTGGACGAGGTCATCGAGGTCATGAAGAAGGCCGAGGACGAGGGAAAGAAGTGCGTCCGCGTCCATACTGGCGACCCCGCCATCTACGGGGCCCACAGGGAGCAGATGGACAGGCTCGACGAGCTCAACATCGATTACGAGGTCATCCCCGGAGTCAGCTCGGCATTCGGAACCGCTGCCGTCCTCAAGAAGGAGTACACCCTCCCCGGAGAGAACCAGAGTCAGACCGTCATCTTCACAAGGATGGAGGGAAGGACCCCCATGCCCCCTGGAGAGAAGCTCGTGGACCTCGCAAGGCACAGGGCAACGATGGTCATCTTCCTATCCGTGGGATTCCTCGACCAGCTCTCAGCACAGTGCATCGAGGGAGGATATCCCCCTGAGACCCCTGTCGCCGTCGTTTACAAGGCGACATGGCCCGACCAGAAGATCGTCATCGGTACCCTGGCGGACATCGAGCAGAAGGTCAAGGCAGCCGGAATCACCAAGACCGCCCTCACTGTGGTCGGTAACTTCCTGGAGGGAGACTACAAGCTCTCCAAGCTCTACGACAAGCACTTCTCGACAGAGTTCCGCAAGGCGGTGGACGAATGA
- the cobJ gene encoding precorrin-3B C(17)-methyltransferase, with protein MKGKLHVVGFGPGGKEHMTFKAADVIQNADVVTGYTTYVNIIKPYFPDKTYKATGMMKEVDRCRMAIEDAMEGKDVAMISSGDSGIYGMAGIIYQLADEMKADIEIDTVPGITAASTAASVLGAPLMHDLAIISLSDLMTPIDLIMKRVDCAGIGDMIVCLYNPKSKGRTEYLNQAQQILLKHRSADTPVGIVRNAGREDEHKEITTLGDLDKAEVDMFCMVIIGNSQTYVSNGRMITPRGYRI; from the coding sequence ATGAAGGGAAAACTCCACGTCGTTGGTTTCGGACCCGGCGGGAAGGAGCACATGACCTTCAAGGCCGCCGACGTCATCCAGAACGCTGATGTCGTCACCGGATACACCACATACGTCAACATCATCAAGCCCTACTTCCCCGACAAGACCTACAAGGCCACCGGGATGATGAAGGAGGTCGACCGCTGCAGGATGGCCATAGAAGATGCCATGGAAGGAAAGGACGTCGCCATGATCTCCTCCGGCGACTCCGGTATCTACGGAATGGCAGGGATCATCTACCAGCTGGCGGACGAGATGAAGGCCGATATCGAGATCGACACCGTGCCCGGCATCACCGCCGCATCCACCGCCGCATCGGTCCTCGGAGCACCGCTCATGCACGACCTGGCAATCATCAGCCTTTCCGATCTGATGACCCCCATCGACCTCATCATGAAGCGCGTCGACTGCGCCGGGATCGGAGACATGATCGTCTGCCTCTACAACCCCAAAAGCAAGGGCAGGACGGAATACCTCAATCAGGCTCAACAGATATTGTTGAAACACCGCTCGGCCGACACACCAGTCGGTATCGTCCGCAACGCCGGACGTGAAGACGAGCACAAGGAGATCACCACCCTCGGCGATCTCGACAAAGCGGAAGTTGACATGTTCTGCATGGTTATCATCGGTAACTCGCAGACCTACGTGTCCAACGGACGCATGATTACTCCCAGAGGATACAGAATCTGA
- a CDS encoding precorrin-8X methylmutase, with protein sequence MAITVVKPEDIEKRSMEIITSELGGRTWPEPQFSIVKRCIHTSADFDYADNLKFSKDAEMIGVRAIREGAHIVTDTKMAAAGINKNKLKEYGGEVHCFISDDDVVKEAKERGCTRATICMEKGAEIAKEHPVIFAIGNAPTALVRLAEMIDAKELEPTLIIGAPVGFVNVVESKELILERDVPYIIPVGRKGGSNIAATICNAMMYYKG encoded by the coding sequence ATGGCAATAACAGTAGTGAAACCAGAGGACATAGAGAAGAGGAGCATGGAGATCATCACTTCGGAGCTGGGCGGCAGGACATGGCCGGAGCCCCAGTTCTCCATCGTGAAGAGATGCATCCATACCTCGGCAGACTTCGACTACGCGGACAACCTGAAGTTCTCCAAGGACGCCGAGATGATCGGTGTCAGGGCAATCAGGGAGGGCGCCCACATCGTCACCGACACTAAGATGGCGGCGGCGGGCATCAACAAGAACAAGCTCAAGGAGTACGGCGGAGAGGTCCACTGCTTCATCAGCGACGACGATGTCGTCAAGGAAGCTAAGGAGAGAGGCTGCACCCGTGCCACCATCTGCATGGAGAAGGGAGCGGAGATCGCCAAGGAGCATCCCGTCATATTCGCCATCGGCAATGCGCCCACCGCGTTGGTAAGGCTCGCAGAGATGATCGACGCCAAGGAGCTGGAGCCCACGCTCATCATCGGCGCTCCCGTGGGATTCGTCAACGTCGTCGAGTCCAAGGAGCTCATCCTTGAGAGGGACGTCCCCTACATCATCCCCGTGGGAAGGAAGGGCGGTTCCAACATCGCGGCCACGATCTGCAACGCCATGATGTACTACAAGGGCTGA
- a CDS encoding sirohydrochlorin cobaltochelatase — MTDKAILVVSFGTSYKETREKTIDAVEKAVASKYPDWKVARAFTSRMIIKKLKDRDGIQIDYITDAFQRLIDEGVRKVVVLPTHVMNGIEYEDVARISSEFKDRFDCFRMCTPLLTTEEDYDAVIDAIDKSYLQRVFNDAPVGRAMVFMGHGTEHFANACYCELQMKLSALGYQHVYVTTVEGFPSFEDTMAAMASHKYNMVYLAPFMLVAGDHAVNDMAGDEEDSLRSKFIDAGCEVECILEGLGEQKAFQDLFLKHLENVIKQ; from the coding sequence ATGACGGACAAGGCGATATTGGTAGTCAGTTTCGGTACCAGTTACAAGGAGACACGCGAGAAGACCATCGACGCCGTCGAGAAGGCGGTCGCATCGAAGTATCCCGACTGGAAGGTCGCAAGGGCCTTCACCAGCAGGATGATCATCAAGAAGCTGAAGGATCGCGACGGTATTCAGATCGATTACATCACCGACGCCTTCCAGAGACTGATCGATGAGGGTGTGAGAAAGGTGGTGGTCCTCCCGACCCATGTGATGAACGGTATCGAGTACGAAGATGTCGCCAGGATCTCGTCCGAATTCAAGGACAGGTTCGACTGCTTCCGCATGTGCACTCCACTTCTGACAACGGAGGAGGACTACGACGCTGTGATCGATGCCATCGACAAATCCTACCTCCAGAGAGTATTCAACGATGCTCCCGTGGGAAGGGCGATGGTGTTCATGGGACACGGCACCGAGCATTTCGCCAACGCATGCTACTGCGAACTGCAGATGAAGCTGTCGGCCTTGGGATACCAGCATGTCTACGTCACTACGGTCGAAGGGTTCCCCTCGTTCGAGGACACGATGGCCGCGATGGCCAGCCACAAGTACAACATGGTCTACCTCGCACCGTTCATGCTGGTCGCCGGAGACCATGCCGTCAACGACATGGCCGGAGATGAGGAGGATTCGCTGAGATCCAAATTCATCGATGCCGGATGCGAGGTCGAATGCATCCTCGAGGGACTCGGGGAGCAGAAGGCATTCCAGGACCTCTTCCTCAAGCACCTTGAGAACGTCATCAAGCAATGA